A genomic window from Fibrobacterota bacterium includes:
- a CDS encoding molybdopterin molybdotransferase MoeA: MTGKSKAIPVSEASAIILSQGSMMPSEVASSRAGGIVANTVLADRPHPPFDRVAMDGIAIRFADMGQILFTEEGFAPAGAPAAMLGQAQGSCLRVATGAVLPIGADTVIPVEHLRSAGERRWAVERAPVPGANVHRKAADLAQGTPVLTKGMRLGPCEAGAAATFGEFPSVVARLPRIALVCTGDEIVPPSQTPPPHGIRASHPACLGTALALAGFPVSYEALVSDAPGDLVNRLRGLTEYDLILCTGGVSVGERDLVPDALEAAGFRKVFHGVQMKPGKPLWFGVAEDGRTAFGLPGNPVSALVSLVRFVLPHLRYRSGDRLPDPFLRFATEPLAPDPFRTRFLPCVLVDQPAGTRVQLVKSGGSGDLPALVGTDGFVEVPPGDVPAALAFRRWG; encoded by the coding sequence GTGACGGGAAAGTCAAAGGCGATCCCTGTCTCGGAGGCCTCGGCGATCATTCTGAGCCAGGGTTCCATGATGCCATCCGAGGTCGCTTCCAGCCGTGCGGGCGGAATCGTCGCGAATACCGTGCTTGCGGACCGTCCGCATCCTCCGTTCGATCGCGTGGCGATGGACGGCATCGCGATCCGATTCGCGGACATGGGTCAAATTCTGTTCACCGAAGAGGGGTTCGCCCCTGCCGGGGCTCCTGCCGCGATGCTCGGCCAAGCTCAAGGATCTTGCCTGCGCGTGGCCACGGGGGCGGTCCTGCCGATCGGCGCGGACACGGTGATCCCGGTGGAACACCTGCGGAGCGCGGGGGAGCGTCGATGGGCGGTGGAGCGTGCTCCGGTGCCGGGCGCCAATGTCCATCGCAAGGCAGCGGATCTCGCGCAAGGGACGCCGGTCCTCACCAAGGGCATGCGCTTGGGGCCTTGCGAAGCGGGCGCGGCTGCGACCTTCGGCGAGTTTCCCTCTGTTGTGGCCAGGCTCCCCCGGATCGCGCTGGTTTGCACTGGTGACGAAATCGTCCCACCCTCGCAAACGCCACCACCGCATGGCATCCGCGCGTCCCACCCGGCGTGCTTGGGGACGGCTCTCGCCTTGGCGGGGTTTCCCGTGTCTTACGAGGCGCTGGTATCCGATGCCCCCGGAGATCTGGTCAATCGCCTTCGGGGCTTGACGGAATACGACCTCATTCTCTGCACGGGTGGCGTGTCGGTGGGGGAACGGGATCTGGTCCCGGACGCGTTGGAAGCGGCAGGCTTCCGGAAGGTGTTCCACGGCGTGCAGATGAAGCCCGGAAAGCCGCTGTGGTTTGGTGTGGCGGAGGATGGCCGTACGGCCTTTGGATTGCCGGGCAATCCGGTTTCCGCCTTGGTCTCGTTGGTCCGCTTCGTTCTCCCGCACCTGCGCTACCGCAGTGGGGACCGACTGCCGGACCCATTTTTGCGCTTTGCCACCGAACCTTTGGCCCCGGACCCTTTCCGGACCCGCTTTTTGCCATGCGTTCTCGTAGACCAACCCGCAGGAACGCGGGTCCAGCTCGTGAAATCGGGCGGATCCGGCGACCTGCCAGCTTTGGTGGGCACCGATGGCTTCGTGGAGGTGCCCCCTGGCGATGTTCCTGCCGCCCTCGCTTTCCGTCGCTGGGGTTGA